The window GTTTGTAGCAGCTTTGTTTGTGATAGCTCCAGACTGGATACTCTTCAGTCAGTGAATGCATAGGCAAACAGGTAAATCCATACCATTGAATAAAATTTGAATACCACTCTGCAATATAAGGGAAGGACCTGTCCATATATACACAATGGCCATATAGACACAgcgtgcacatacacacaaagggaATGAAGCTCAAAGGCATGCTGATTGAGAGAAACTGGTCTGAAAAAGTTGCATGctgtttgattccatttatatgacattctagaaagGATAAATGTATAATgagagtggttgccaggggttatgGGTGGGGAGAATGTGTAACAGTAAAGGCGGCTAGCATTGGGGGTGTTTATGAGGTGATCCAAGTGTTCCGTATCCATCCTGTGGCAGTGGTTACATGAATCTGTATATGTGTTAAAAGTCATAGAACtgtacacaaaagaaaaaatgtcaaTTTCCCTGTACGATAATGAATAAAGGAAAAATGAATAACTGAGAAAGTAGTCCAAGGGGCTGGGGGCCATGCAAGAGCCTGGCCAGCTGATGCCTCCACTGTTACCTGCGGGCTGTATGAGGTGGAGTAAGGTCTCTCTGGTCTCACAGCAACTTACAGAGCCTGTGCTGCCGTGGAAGCATGGACAGGGGAGTGTAGGCACCCGGCGTCTATCTACAAATTTAGCCAGGGGGTCTGTAGAAAGCTCGGCAGCTGACGTTTCCGGGGAGTGAGTTCCCAAATACATTGCCAAGTAGCTGGAGCAGGATGCAGAGTGCTGCCTGTGAAGAGAGAAGGCGAGAGAGTATCTCTGTCCACAGGGTGACAGCTCTGCCCTGGGCCCTCAGGGAGCCAGGATGCTAACAGGACTGGATGACTGACAAGCAGTGGGGGCAGAGGAAGGCTTGTCTACCTCCACAGTGACCCATGGAAAACATTCCGAGCGCAGGTTCTGTGCTAAAAACACTATGCTGTCCCCGCAGCTGTCCCGGGAGGTAGGACTGTCCTTATTCCGTCTTGCACTGTGTAGTCTTGCACTGTCTTAACTAGAGAGACCCAGCAGGGCTTTGCCAACGCCTCCATCTGCTGTGGTGGAAGCTGCAGAGATgcctctcctcctcccctcaggTTGTGTGTGTCCCCCTGTGGATTCTCATGTCCTTTTTGTGCCTGGTTGTCCTCTACTACATCGTGTGGTCCGTCTTGTTCCTGCGTTCCATGGATGTGATAGCGGAGCAGCGGAGGACACACATAACAATGGCCCTGAGCTGGATGACCATCGTCGTGCCACTTCTAACTTTTGAGGTGAGCTTTCTGAGGAAACAGTCTTCATATTCAGAGCCCCGCCCTTCCCTATAACAGCAGCTTGGACACTGGTGCAGCTGGCGAGCCCTTGAACTCACAGGGTGCCAACTCCCACAGAGATGCCTACAGAGACCGTCAGGAGACTTAGAACAGCCTGTCCTGTCTGGGGGTGGGAATCGGCTGTGAGAAGGGCCCCTTTTTAGCCAGGAGGCATCCATATTTATGGCTGCTGCTACTTTCTGAAAAGGAAAGTTGTATTTTGTATTTTACTTCTGTGGCGAATGGTGCAACAGGTGCTGTTTGTTTCTGAGAACAAACACTAAGAGGTCTCTCCCGTGAGAAGCACAGGCCTTAGAAACTACCCTTGCTTAGTCCTGAAGAGGCACGTGACACTGGGCGGCCCCTCCCCGACACTGGGAGGGTGGCCATTCTTTCCTCTAGTGCTCACTTCCCTCCCTGAGACCTGCTGGGGGTGTCTAGTGAGGCTCTGGCTGCAGACTTCCTCTGACTACTTGCAGATGTTGCCTCAGCATGACCTTGGCTGTTTCTTTCTTTAGATCCTGCTGGTTCACAAACTGGACGGCCACAATGCATTCTCTTGCATACCGATATTTGTCCCGCTGTGGCTTTCACTGATCACTCTCATGGCAACGACCTTTGGACAGAAGGGAGGAAACCACTGTATGTACACACCATTTGGAAGCCCTTGtgcggggtgtgtgtgtgtgtgtgtgtgtgtgtgtgtgtacgtctgTGTGCGCCCACGCTCTAGAAAAGGAGGAACCTGAGGGCTCCAAATAATGTGCATGCCTGGGAAAGCTGGGCCCGAGGCAGTCTCAGGTCTTCACCGAAAAGGCACGCCATCAGCTTACTCTCCACTAGCTGGCACCACTCTTCTCTAGCAGTGTCGGGCTGCGAGTTGAGGGATACCAGAACCAGCCCAGCAGCCCCTCCTAAACCTAGTCTTGTCAGTGGTACTTAATTGGCATGTTCTTCCTCTCCATCCCTGCGGTGTGGTCCCCTGTTTGCTAGGCTCAGAGGCTCCTTTGCGCACACCCCCAGAGGCTGCCCTTCTGCAAGCCTGAGCGGTGGAGGTGGGGAGGGCCCTAGACTGCAGCCCTGGCTGTCCTTGTTGGCTGTGCGCCAGGAGAGCCAGCACTGAGCTGACGTTCCTGTGCTGGGCACGGGAAAGACTGGCCTCCTAGAAGTCACTGGAGGAGCCCCTGGAGTCCAGGCCTCCCACTGGCCTGGACCAGCACGTGCCTGACGACTTCCCTCATCCCGGGGGTGACAGAATTCCTCTACTTGGATGGCACTCTATGCCCCACATGAGGGTTGGACCAGGGACGATTAAGAGGATGACAGCATCGTCTAGGTTCTCACAGGTATCTGAGCCTCGCTagagccctggttaagagcttgggtgctgaaccaaaagcttggcagttcgaatctatcagttGCTTCTTGAAAacgccatggggcagttctactctgtcccgtagggtcactatgagtcagaatagactcaacggcaacggctttggtttggttttttggtttagagctgAGGTTCTCAGTTGTGTGTACCCTCAGGGTCACCTGGAGGGCCTGGTCAAGTTCCAGGTTTTCAGACCGGGTTCAGTCTTTGTTTCTGGGGCGACAGAATAAAGCATTACCGCACAGCAGTGCAATTTCACGTTCGGGAAAGAAAATGTATGTGAAACTCACTTGAACCAAGTTTTTGAAAAagtgttttcttatttttcaggGTGGTTTGGTATTCGCAAAgatttctgtcagtttctgcttgaaattttcccatttttaagAGAATATGGAAACATCTCATATGACCTTCATCACGAAGATAATGAAGAAACGGAAGAAAGCCCTGTTCCGGAACCTCCTAAAATTGCTCCTATGTTTCGAAAGAAGGCCAGGGTAGTCATTACACAGAGCCCTGGAAAGTATGTGCTCCCTCCTCCCAAGCTAAATATCGAAATGCCAGACTAAAGGCACTTCTTTCCGGGAGGGAACATGGGTGGATCGGACACACACTCCTCGCCctccctctgcctctgtctgcacCCTCCACCCAGGGCTGGAACTGGAGCCGGGCCCCCAAGGACTGTCATCTCCTGCCTTGTTTGCATTCAAAGCCTCTCTGTGACTCCCCACCACGTGTCACAGAGGAGGAGGGGCCTGGACGACGGGTGTGGGGGGTGTCAGGGTAAGCGTGCTTGACGGAGAGTGTGCCCACGAAAACAGGAGAAACTGACTTCCACATGGGCCTGAGGAGCTGGCTTATCGCCCTCAGGGGTGGCTGATGAGGCCCAGGAAGGGGGTCTTTGTGTCTGTTGGGTAAAATGCTAAACAGGATCACAGCATTTTGAAAGCACGTCTGCCAGGATGTGTGGCCCAGACTTCTCCTGCATAGTCAGTAGGAGCTCTCCACGTGTCGCTGTCGCCCACTGGTTGTATGCCTTGCAGGCCTCACTCCCAGCACCCTACCCGGGAAGGCCTTGCTCTTGGGGCAGGACCACGGCAGGTTTTCCTTAAAGCCTCCCTGGCAAGCCCTTTCTCATGGAGTAActccatggctgtatagtatttATACAAATATTTTAGCATTGTGACATACGGTGTGCAATCCTACTCTGTACAGTCTACTCTGTTAAAGTATTTTTTTACAAGCTTGTACTCGAGATGGACGTGCTCTGCGCTGGAGTATAAGCTGGCGGCATACTGCCTGCCCCAGCAGGGGCTGCCTTGTGGGACACAGCCATTCACCCACTTGAGGTTCTCCTCGGATGGAGCAGCTGCTACTACCAGGACAGCCACCACAAGTGGGAAACAGTCCGCGCTGTTGCAACCTCCAAGGACTGTTGGCTTGCCAAAAATCACAAAGCACTGTTTGAAACTGGAACCCTACAGAAGGTGGTCAGAGACGAAACCTGAACAACGGTATCATGGGTAGCTCCAAGTCTGCAGATTTTGGTCTGCGGTGACGAGAGAACTTTAGCCTGAGTCCCACACTTTTCATTCTGAGAGTGGTTTCTGTAAGCACCGCTGGCATAGCCGTGGATCAGAGGAGGGGAGAAACCAGTTCTTACAGGTAGGAGACCCTTCAGCCTGAAAAGAAAGCGTTTTCTACAGCAAGGAAAGAGGAGGGTTGATGTTCTCACCCAGGAGAGGCGAGGAGGAGTTTCAAAGGAGGCCACTGCCTGGTCGTCTGTTTGAGCTACAACTGAACCCTGTAAACAGCTCCTCCCCTGACACTGAACTCCGCCAAAGCTGCCCTCGTTTGGGGGCACAGGGTGAATGGGTGGTGTCGCTGTGCCTGCGTGGTGTGTAAGAAGTTCAGCTAAACTCACTATTCCAGCTCCCTCAGCTGTTCAATAAAGCAGTTCCTCACTTTTGACGTGCACCGTGTGGAGCTTGTTGTACAGGTGGTCCAGGAAAGTCAGTGTGGGCTCAGCCAGTCTCAGAGAAGCATCTGCAGTTGCATAGGCAGTCGGGTGGGGGTGTGTTGGGGACAACCCTTTAGACCTAGTTGGCTTCCAGGTACAGCCTAAGGGGACGGGAGGAAAATAGGGACGGCATCAAGAATCCACAGCTGCCTAGGTGACACCGTGTCACCTTTGCTGCAGCTCATGAGACTCAGCAGAGAATTGGGGGGGGCATTCCAAGATGCCCCCCACGGGGATCGGGTTTCAGAGATTCTTCTGCATGGCCAGGGCTCACCAACAGCCAAGGATTGCTCATGTTTAAGCAAACTCTCTCCCTGATTGCTGTGGGGCCCACCATggtccctctgccttttcatggGATGGGAGCTCAGGTGGAGTGTCAGCTGGTGGTTTGTAGCAACCGACAAGGAGATCTAGCTCGTGCTGTTGACTAAATGATGTCCCGTCGTTAGCCAAGGGCCTTCCTTAGGCTCAGTAGATTTCAGACTTGCTGTCAAGCACAACATCTTTGAAAGCAACGCCAGCAGTTCTGCCTTCCTGCCAGGTACCTTGTTCCCTGGGTGGGTCTCACTGAATCCTCACATCCCTGTAAGGCAGCTGCTGACACTGTCACCAccgtgaggagactgaggctcagagaggttaagtaacacgCCTGCGGTAACAGAGCTTGGACGTGGCTGGGCTGGGATGCCAACCTCAGCCTTCCAAGTGAGATCCCTGGCTCTCACCCACGGTGCAGGAGAGCCTCAGGCCTGGGTCCCTATTTCCGCCTCACCTCAGTGGTCAGCAGTCTCTGTGCCTGGATTGAGATGGGGTGTCATGGAGTGGTGCCCCCTATGTGATGTGGGTGTGTGGTGAACCAAGATGAAAAATGAGCTGGTGCAGTGCTTAGCTTTCAGCAAACAGCTGACATTACCCAGTGATGAGATCATCAGCTTTTATTAGTAACGCAGAGATTAGGATGAAGAGGAACTGGGCAAGATTCATCATGGGGTCAGTCTTGCTCAGACCCTCATCCCAGCGTGAATTGACCAAGGAAACATCTTCTACGAATGCCCCACAATGCGCTGTAGGCAGGAGACAGAGGGATTCATGTCATAGATTGAAACCTTAAACTGGAGGGGTATATGTGCTGGAGTGCATGGGGAAAGGGTAACGGGGTAAGAGGAAGGGGCCTTTGATTAGGCACACCTGGCTGCCCGTCCTGATACCGGGAAGGCGTCTTTGTTCAGATGCAAACAGCATAGCCATCCTGTGACCAAGGTGCGTAACCGGAAAGACCATTCCTTCCCCTCTAGCTACAAGATCAATTTTGTAAGCCTGCATTTTCTGTTTAATGATGCAACCTGTTAAAAGTCGCCAGTAGAAACTGTCCCCCCTCCTCCACCAGGGTGCATACTTAGTACAATTAAGTAGTCAAGGAGACTTTGGGAAACAAAACTCAATCTGGGAAAGCAGCTGCTTTCCCTCAGGGAGAACGAGATACAGATGCTGCTCTGGGTGGACAGACATCCCATGCTGGACCTCCCAGTCCCAACCTCAAAAGAACAGTTGCAGGGGTCAAACACGAGGGCAGATCCAAGACACATTTCTCTCTGACGTGGTCAAGGGAAAGAAGGCATGTGTTAAGGACAGGGGACAAATGCCCTGTCATGGAGAGATCACGGAGACGCCCGGCATGTAATAGGGTATGGATGGGGGGCCGTGTCCATGCGGAGGAGAGGCAGGAGGAAGGACGCCTACGGTCCTGTGGGTGCTCAGCAATGGGGGAAGAGAGGGCCAGCCCAGTCACCTGCGTACCCATCTGCAGTGTGCCTTCCTATGACATATCCTGCGGGCATGGTACGGCATCTGTGTGGAGGACTTTGCTGCCCCTGCCTGTGACTGTGCTACAACGGTGGTTGGCTCCAGCCTTGACCATGGACACTTGTCCAAGATTCTGCTCAGTGTTTGCAAACGTTAATCCCGTGCAGCGCTTCAAAGCCAGTGAGTTCCATGAAGGAGCTCTGAACCTGCTGAGTCGGTGACTTCCATCTGGTTCTACCTGACCCAGGGGCTCTCGGAGGAAGACATGTCCTGGTTTGAAGGAAGGTTGGGCCTGATCCCGGAAACACAAATGTTTGAATCAGCCGTGACATTTTGAAATGAACATGTGTGGCCCAGAATGTGAGACATGCTGACAGGTAACCCACCTGTGTGGCTTTCTATTGAGGTCACTTGCTAAGTGTCCTGTGACGTCCCTGTCAAGCAGCCTGGGCACCTTTGTGACACCTGGGGCTGCATTGTGAGCCCAGCGCTGGGGGCTAAGCCTCACCCTTGTTGCTAGGAAGGAAGCAGAGCCTTCACTTTGCATGGATAGTTGCGAGAAGAGCAGTCCCCCAGGCCAGGACCCAGGCTCGAGCATGGCCCTTTCTCCCCCAAGGGCCGGGGCACCCCGAAATGTCAGTGAGGGACCGGTTCCTGCAGCAGTTCCGGCAGGGGCCTGGGACGACCCGCTGCCACCTGGCTGCCCCAACAGGAGATTCCTGCTTGAAGAGACCGCTTTCCAAACGCCGACCGAGAGGCCTTCTTTGAGAAGAGCAGGCCCAGGCACGAACACCCTGTCACCGAGGGGCGGGAGCCTGTGTTCTCTCCCCTTCCCCAAGAAACTGGAACATCGTGAGCAGCAATCAGTTTGTGTCCATTTGGTGGGAGTGTAACGGCGCGTGCGTCGGGATCAACGAAAAACTATTTCAAAAAGAGATTTTGGACCAAGACGGTGCTGACAAAGTGTTTGCAACGCACTATATGAAGAGCTTCATCCGCCAGC is drawn from Loxodonta africana isolate mLoxAfr1 chromosome X, mLoxAfr1.hap2, whole genome shotgun sequence and contains these coding sequences:
- the LOC100664033 gene encoding transmembrane protein 185A isoform X1, producing MNLRGLFQDFNPSKFLIYACLLLFSVLLALRLDGIIQWSYWAVFTPIWLWKLMVIVGASVGTGVWARNPQYRAEGETCVEFKAMLIAVGIHLLLLMFEVLVCDRIERGSHFWLLVFMPLFFVSPVSVAACVWGFRHDRSLELEILCSVNILQFIFIALRLDKIIHWPWLVVCVPLWILMSFLCLVVLYYIVWSVLFLRSMDVIAEQRRTHITMALSWMTIVVPLLTFEILLVHKLDGHNAFSCIPIFVPLWLSLITLMATTFGQKGGNHWWFGIRKDFCQFLLEIFPFLREYGNISYDLHHEDNEETEESPVPEPPKIAPMFRKKARVVITQSPGKYVLPPPKLNIEMPD
- the LOC100664033 gene encoding transmembrane protein 185A isoform X2 is translated as MNLRGLFQDFNPSKFLIYACLLLFSVLLALRLDGIIQWSYWAVFTPIWLWKLMVIVGASVGTGVWARNPQYRAEGETCVEFKAMLIAVGIHLLLLMFEVLVCDRIERGSHFWLLVFMPLFFVSPVSVAACVWGFRHDRSLEVVCVPLWILMSFLCLVVLYYIVWSVLFLRSMDVIAEQRRTHITMALSWMTIVVPLLTFEILLVHKLDGHNAFSCIPIFVPLWLSLITLMATTFGQKGGNHWWFGIRKDFCQFLLEIFPFLREYGNISYDLHHEDNEETEESPVPEPPKIAPMFRKKARVVITQSPGKYVLPPPKLNIEMPD
- the LOC100664033 gene encoding transmembrane protein 185A isoform X3, which codes for MVIVGASVGTGVWARNPQYRAEGETCVEFKAMLIAVGIHLLLLMFEVLVCDRIERGSHFWLLVFMPLFFVSPVSVAACVWGFRHDRSLELEILCSVNILQFIFIALRLDKIIHWPWLVVCVPLWILMSFLCLVVLYYIVWSVLFLRSMDVIAEQRRTHITMALSWMTIVVPLLTFEILLVHKLDGHNAFSCIPIFVPLWLSLITLMATTFGQKGGNHWWFGIRKDFCQFLLEIFPFLREYGNISYDLHHEDNEETEESPVPEPPKIAPMFRKKARVVITQSPGKYVLPPPKLNIEMPD